Proteins encoded in a region of the Natator depressus isolate rNatDep1 chromosome 23, rNatDep2.hap1, whole genome shotgun sequence genome:
- the LOC141976582 gene encoding plasma membrane calcium-transporting ATPase 3 isoform X4, which translates to MLLSGTHVMEGSGRMVVTAVGVNSQTGIIFTLLGASGEEEEKKDKKGKPQDGVVENIQNKAKKQDGAVAMEMQPLKSAEGGEMEDREKKKTSVSKKEKSVLQGKLTKLAVQIGKAGLVMSAITVIILVLYFVIQTFVLDGRVWLAECTPVYVQYFVKFFIIGVTVLVVAVPEGLPLAVTISLAYSVKKMMKDNNLVRHLDACETMGNATAICSDKTGTLTTNRMTVVQAFLGDTHYRETPAPSSLAPRILDLLVHAIAINSAYTTKILPPEKDGGLPRQVGNKTECALLGFLRDLHRDYQPVRDQLPEEKLYKVYTFNSVRKSMSTVTCLPQGGFRVFSKGASEILLKKCSNILSSTGEVRSFRPRDRDEMVKKVIEPMACEGLRTICLAFRDFAAGPEPNWENENDIVGELTCIAVVGIEDPVRPEVPEAICKCQKAGITVRMVTGDNINTARAIAVKCGILQPGEDFLCLEGKDFNRRIRNEKGEIEQERLDKIWPKLRVLARSSPTDKHTLVKGIIDSTIGEQRQVVAVTGDGTNDGPALKKADVGFAMGIAGTDVAKEASDIILTDDNFSSIVKAVMWGRNVYDSISKFLQFQLTVNVVAVVVAFTGACITQDSPLKAVQMLWVNLIMDTFASLALATEPPTEALLLRKPYGRDKPLISRTMMKNIVGHGVYQLGIIFTLLFAGEIFFDIDSGRNAPLHAPPSEHYTIIFNTFVLMQLFNEVNARKIHGERDVFRGVSGNPIFCAIVLGTFAIQIVIVQFGGKPFSCSPLDAEQWLWCLFVGVGELVWGQLIATIPTSHLKCLKEAGHGPGKDEITDEEMAEDEEEIDHAERELRRGQILWFRGLNRIQTQMEVVSTFKRSGSFQGAVRRRSSVLSQLHEVTNLSTPTHVILSAGNPTSATIGNPRSESVP; encoded by the exons GCACCCACGTCATGGAAGGCTCGGGGCGGATGGTCGTCACGGCCGTCGGGGTGAACTCCCAGACTGGGATTATCTTCACCttgctgggagccagtggggaggaagaggagaagaaggaTAAAAAAG GGAAGCCCCAGGACGGTGTGGTGGAGAATATTCAGAACAAAG CCAAGAAGCAGGACGGGGCGGTGGCGATGGAGATGCAGCCGCTGAAGAGCGCCGAGGGTGGCGAGATGGAGGATcgggagaagaagaaaaccagTGTGTCCAAGAAAGAGAAATCCGTGCTGCAGGGCAAGCTCACCAAGCTGGCTGTGCAGATTGGGAAAGCAG GTCTGGTGATGTCGGCCATCACCGTGATCATCCTGGTGCTGTACTTCGTGATCCAGACCTTCGTGTTGGACGGGCGGGTCTGGCTGGCCGAGTGCACCCCCGTCTATGTCCAGTACTTCGTCAAGTTCTTCATCATCGGCGTCACCGTGCTGGTGGTGGCCGTGCCCGAGGGGCTGCCCCTGGCTGTCACCATCTCCCTGGCCTACTCCGTCAAG AAAATGATGAAGGACAATAACCTGGTGCGGCACCTGGACGCCTGCGAAACCATGGGCAACGCCACGGCCATCTGCTCCGACAAGACGGGCACCCTCACCACCAACCGCATGACGGTCGTGCAGGCCTTCCTGGGCGACACCCACTACCGCGAGACGCCCGCGCCCAGCAGCCTGGCGCCCCGCATCCTCGACCTGCTGGTGCACGCCATCGCCATCAACAGTGCTTACACCACCAAAATACTA CCTCCAGAGAAGGACGGGGGCCTGCCGCGGCAGGTGGGCAACAAGACGGAGTGCGCCCTGCTGGGCTTCCTGCGGGACCTGCACCGCGACTACCAGCCCGTGCGCGACCAGCTGCCGGAGGAGAAGCTCTACAAGGTCTATACGTTCAACTCGGTCCGCAAGTCCATGAGCACCGTCACCTGCCTGCCCCAGGGCGGCTTCCGCGTCTTCAGCAAGGGCGCCTCCGAGATCCTGCTCAAAAA GTGCTCCAACatcctgagcagcactggggaggTGCGCAGCTTCCGCCCGCGGGACCGGGACGAGATGGTGAAGAAGGTGATCGAGCCCATGGCGTGCGAGGGGCTGCGCACCATCTGCCTGGCCTTCCGGGACTTCGCCGCCGGCCCGGAGCCCAACTGGGAGAACGAGAACGACATCGTGGGCGAGCTCACCTGCATCGCCGTGGTCGGCATCGAGGACCCCGTCCGGCCCGAG GTCCCCGAGGCCATCTGCAAATGCCAGAAGGCCGGGATCACTGTCCGGATGGTGACGGGTGACAACATCAACACGGCCCGGGCCATCGCCGTCAAGTGCGGGATCCTCCAGCCTGGGGAGGACTTCCTGTGCCTGGAGGGGAAGGACTTCAACCGGCGCATCCGCAACGAGAAGGGAGAG attGAGCAGGAGCGACTGGATAAGATCTGGCCCAAGCTGAGGGTCCTGGCCCGATCGTCCCCCACTGATAAACACACCCTGGTGAAAG GCATCATCGACAGCACCATCGGGGAGCAGCGGCAGGTCGTGGCCGTGACGGGGGACGGCACGAACGACGGGCCGGCGCTCAAGAAGGCCGACGTCGGCTTTGCTATG GGCATCGCCGGCACCGACGTCGCCAAGGAGGCCTCGGACATCATCCTGACCGACGACAACTTCTCCAGCATCGTCAAGGCGGTGATGTGGGGCCGCAATGTCTACGACAGCATCTCCAAGTTCCTGCAGTTCCAGCTCACCGTCAACGTGGTGGCCGTGGTGGTGGCCTTCACCGGCGCCTGCATCACCCAG gacTCCCCGCTCAAGGCGGTGCAGATGCTGTGGGTCAATCTCATCATGGACACCTTCGCCTCCCTGGCGCTGGCCACCGAGCCGCCCACCGAGGCCCTGCTGCTCCGCAAGCCCTACGGGCGCGACAAGCCCCTCATCTCCCGCACCATGATGAAGAACATCGTGGGCCACGGCGTCTACCAGCTCGGCATCATCTTCACCCTGCTCTTCGCGG gggaGATTTTCTTCGACATCGACAGCGGGCGGAACGCCCCCCTGCACGCGCCCCCCTCGGAGCATTACACCATCATCTTCAACACCTTCGTCCTGATGCAGCTCTTCAACGAGGTGAACGCCCGCAAGATCCACGGCGAGCGCGACGTCTTCCGGGGCGTCTCCGGGAACCCCATCTTCTGCGCCATCGTGCTGGGCACCTTCGCCATCCAG ATCGTAATCGTGCAGTTCGGGGGGAAGCCATTCAGCTGCTCGCCCCTCGACGCCGAGCAATGGCTCTGGTGCCTCTTCGTGGGGGTCGGCGAGCTCGTGTGGGGACAG CTGATCGCCACCATCCCCACCAGCCACCTGAAATGCCTGAAGGAGGCAGGGCATGGGCCCGGCAAGGACGAGATCACGGATGAGGAGATGGCAGAGGACGAGGAGGAGATAGACCACGCCGAGCGGGAGCTGCGCCGCGGCCAGATCCTCTGGTTCCGCGGCCTCAACCGCATCCAGACCCAG ATGGAAGTAGTTAGCACCTTCAAGAGAAGCGGCTCCTTTCAGGGGGCTGTGCGGCGCCGCTCCTCGGTCCTCAGCCAGCTGCACGAAGTAACCAATCTTTCTACCCCTACTCACGTAATTCTCTCCGCTGGCAATCCCACTTCTGCCACCATCGGGA